Proteins from one Natrinema salinisoli genomic window:
- a CDS encoding class I adenylate-forming enzyme family protein has translation MGEPTDWPTRDLVAHRTAATPQRTALVDTETGFEWSFREFDRRVDRVASALEAVTAGESDGGGDDGQRIALLMPTRPAFATIFFAAMRTGTTVLPLNVRETIGELAAKVERTDPTTLVCDGSTEDAAREVAAEIEPIDSADTDSIDLRSVDDPGCERVRSLLPSDSSGASDADREWSRAVEPVPLERDDTQLIMFTSGTSGEPKAVRLTVGNLVASATASAFRLGVTPTDRWLCCLPMYHMGGLAPVIRSVLYGTTVVIQREFDAESTSRVLETYDVTGVSFVPTMCKRLLDAGWEPADALRFVLLGGAPASSELLERFRDAGVPVHPTYGMTETASQIATATPAETGTHEGTVGQPLLFTDVSVVDETGATVDPGQQGELVVSGPTVTPGYLDDEKTAAAIDERGLHTGDVGYEDDDGRLWVLNRRSDRIVTGGENVDPGDVVAALRAHPRVEDAAVVGLADEEWGERVGALVVPGPASESASDDSLEPRSIRAHCDDRLAGFKRPKTIGIADALPRTTSGTVDRERVRDRLLEAGTDVTESA, from the coding sequence ATGGGCGAGCCGACCGACTGGCCGACTCGAGACCTCGTCGCACACCGGACGGCGGCGACGCCACAGCGGACGGCGCTGGTCGATACCGAGACGGGATTCGAGTGGAGCTTCCGCGAGTTCGATCGGCGAGTCGACCGCGTCGCGTCGGCCCTCGAGGCCGTGACTGCCGGCGAATCCGACGGTGGGGGCGATGACGGCCAGCGGATCGCCCTTCTCATGCCGACCAGACCCGCCTTCGCGACGATCTTCTTCGCCGCGATGCGAACCGGCACGACCGTGCTCCCGCTGAACGTCCGCGAGACGATCGGCGAACTCGCGGCGAAGGTCGAGCGAACCGACCCGACCACGCTCGTCTGCGACGGGAGCACCGAGGACGCCGCTCGCGAGGTCGCGGCCGAAATCGAGCCGATCGATTCGGCAGATACCGATTCCATCGATCTCCGGTCGGTGGACGATCCCGGCTGTGAACGAGTCCGATCGCTGCTCCCGTCGGACTCGAGCGGAGCGAGCGACGCCGATCGCGAGTGGTCTCGAGCGGTCGAGCCGGTCCCCCTCGAGCGCGACGACACGCAACTGATCATGTTCACGTCCGGGACGTCGGGCGAGCCGAAGGCCGTCCGACTGACGGTCGGCAATCTCGTCGCGAGTGCCACGGCCTCCGCGTTTCGGCTCGGTGTGACGCCGACCGATCGGTGGCTGTGTTGCCTTCCGATGTACCACATGGGCGGACTGGCACCCGTGATCCGATCGGTGCTGTACGGCACGACGGTCGTGATTCAGCGCGAGTTCGACGCGGAATCGACGTCTCGGGTCCTCGAAACGTACGACGTGACCGGCGTCTCGTTCGTCCCGACGATGTGCAAGCGGCTGCTGGATGCCGGCTGGGAGCCGGCCGACGCGTTGCGATTCGTGCTACTCGGCGGCGCGCCGGCCTCGAGCGAGTTGCTCGAGCGGTTCCGAGACGCGGGTGTTCCGGTCCATCCGACCTACGGCATGACCGAGACCGCGTCCCAGATCGCGACGGCGACGCCGGCGGAGACCGGGACCCACGAGGGAACCGTCGGCCAGCCGTTGCTCTTCACCGACGTGTCCGTCGTCGACGAGACCGGCGCGACGGTCGATCCCGGCCAGCAAGGGGAGCTCGTGGTTTCGGGGCCGACGGTGACACCCGGCTATCTCGACGACGAGAAGACTGCGGCGGCCATCGACGAACGCGGCTTACACACCGGGGACGTCGGCTACGAGGACGACGACGGACGCCTGTGGGTTCTCAACCGTCGGAGTGACCGCATCGTGACCGGCGGCGAGAACGTCGATCCCGGCGACGTCGTCGCTGCGCTCCGAGCCCATCCCCGCGTCGAGGACGCCGCGGTCGTCGGACTCGCGGACGAGGAGTGGGGCGAGCGGGTTGGTGCGCTCGTCGTTCCCGGCCCGGCATCGGAATCGGCCAGCGACGACTCGCTCGAGCCCCGATCGATCCGCGCCCACTGTGACGACCGCCTCGCCGGATTCAAGCGACCGAAGACGATCGGTATCGCCGACGCGCTTCCCCGGACGACGTCGGGGACCGTCGACCGCGAGCGGGTTCGCGATCGACTGCTCGAGGCGGGGACGGACGTGACCGAGTCGGCGTGA
- a CDS encoding mandelate racemase/muconate lactonizing enzyme family protein has product MNATGSLSLEYRPFSLELTEALETADGTIDSRDGFLVRLFDEDGTADARSRSAVGYGEATPLPGWTESHADCERALERAQDAIRTDGPSGALEAVDRQVAARHALSLALADLQASREPTPLYRYLGQGPMVGRVPVNATIGDGSPSETADEAQRAVDRGFDCCKLKVGLRSVEEDVERVRRVRETVGSTVELRADANEAWTYEEAESALDAFSDLGLSILEQPLPAGALEGHADLRARSGGVSIALDEGLLEHGVDAICDADAADVAVLKPMALGGIDVARKVAAWVTEVDITPLVTTTIDGVVARTGAVHLAAAIPDVPACGLATGELLATDLGRDPVLLEKGSAVVPQAKGLGVSDVWDP; this is encoded by the coding sequence ATGAACGCGACCGGCTCCCTTTCCCTCGAGTACCGGCCGTTCTCGCTCGAGCTCACCGAGGCGCTCGAGACGGCCGACGGGACGATCGACTCCCGTGACGGCTTTCTGGTCCGGCTGTTCGACGAAGACGGGACGGCCGACGCTCGCTCTCGATCGGCCGTCGGCTACGGCGAAGCGACGCCGCTCCCCGGCTGGACCGAGTCCCACGCCGACTGCGAACGGGCGCTCGAGCGGGCACAGGACGCGATTCGGACGGACGGGCCGAGCGGGGCACTCGAGGCCGTCGACCGGCAGGTCGCGGCCCGACACGCGCTCTCGCTGGCGCTGGCCGACCTGCAGGCGTCTCGCGAGCCGACGCCGCTGTACCGCTACCTCGGACAGGGACCGATGGTCGGTCGGGTTCCCGTCAACGCGACCATCGGCGACGGGTCGCCGTCCGAAACCGCCGACGAGGCACAGCGAGCCGTCGACCGCGGGTTCGACTGCTGTAAGCTGAAAGTCGGTCTCCGCAGCGTCGAGGAAGACGTAGAACGCGTCCGCCGCGTACGTGAGACCGTCGGATCGACCGTCGAACTGCGCGCCGACGCCAACGAGGCGTGGACCTACGAGGAAGCGGAATCGGCGCTCGATGCGTTTTCGGACCTCGGGCTCTCGATCCTCGAGCAGCCGTTGCCCGCGGGGGCGCTCGAAGGGCACGCGGACCTCCGAGCCAGGAGCGGCGGCGTCTCGATCGCGCTCGACGAAGGGTTACTCGAGCACGGCGTCGATGCGATCTGCGACGCCGATGCGGCGGACGTCGCCGTCCTGAAACCGATGGCGCTCGGCGGGATCGACGTCGCCCGCAAGGTCGCGGCCTGGGTGACGGAAGTCGACATCACGCCGCTGGTGACGACCACCATCGACGGTGTCGTCGCGCGGACGGGTGCCGTCCACCTCGCGGCGGCGATCCCCGACGTTCCGGCCTGCGGGCTGGCCACGGGCGAACTGCTCGCGACCGATCTGGGTCGCGATCCCGTCCTGCTCGAGAAGGGGTCGGCGGTCGTCCCGCAAGCCAAGGGGCTCGGCGTCTCGGACGTGTGGGATCCATGA
- a CDS encoding 1,4-dihydroxy-2-naphthoate polyprenyltransferase, giving the protein MSSAEVEISRTKAWLMAARPQTLPAAAAPIIVGTGLAVHEGVFAPLPALFAFVGAALIQIGTNFANDYYDAIKGADTEDREGFTRVTQSGLISPEQVKLATFVTFGLAIITGTYLVYIGGLPILIVGLVSVFCGWAYTGGPYPLGYHGLGDLFVFVFFGLVAVTGTYYVQAAAVLAEPLTTAIPVGTLTRDAVAASLPVAGISTAILVVNNIRDKETDAGTGKRTLAVRLGYRWSRLEYVSLLALAYVVPLWFWAAAGLGPGVLLPLVTLPYAAMIARTVCTRTDGEALNPALEGTGKLLAIYAVCFAGGLVIL; this is encoded by the coding sequence ATGAGTTCGGCCGAGGTCGAAATCTCACGGACGAAGGCGTGGCTGATGGCGGCCCGCCCCCAGACCTTGCCCGCGGCTGCGGCCCCCATTATCGTGGGGACGGGACTCGCGGTCCACGAGGGGGTGTTCGCGCCGCTGCCGGCACTGTTCGCCTTCGTCGGTGCGGCACTGATACAGATCGGGACGAATTTCGCGAACGACTACTACGACGCGATCAAGGGCGCCGATACGGAGGATCGGGAGGGATTCACCCGCGTCACCCAGTCGGGACTCATCTCGCCCGAGCAGGTCAAACTCGCCACGTTCGTCACCTTCGGGCTGGCGATCATCACCGGCACCTATCTCGTTTATATCGGGGGCCTCCCGATCCTGATCGTCGGGCTCGTGAGCGTCTTCTGCGGGTGGGCGTACACGGGCGGCCCCTATCCGCTGGGCTACCACGGACTGGGCGACCTCTTCGTATTCGTCTTCTTCGGTCTCGTCGCCGTCACGGGGACGTACTACGTGCAAGCCGCAGCTGTTCTCGCGGAACCGCTGACGACGGCCATCCCCGTCGGAACGCTCACCCGAGACGCCGTCGCGGCGAGCCTGCCGGTCGCCGGCATCTCGACGGCCATCCTCGTGGTGAACAACATTCGCGACAAGGAGACTGACGCCGGGACCGGCAAGCGAACCCTCGCAGTCCGGCTCGGCTACCGGTGGAGCCGTCTCGAGTACGTCTCCCTGCTCGCGCTCGCCTACGTCGTTCCTCTCTGGTTCTGGGCGGCGGCGGGCCTCGGTCCCGGCGTGTTGCTCCCGCTCGTCACGCTGCCCTACGCTGCGATGATCGCGCGAACGGTCTGTACGCGAACGGACGGCGAGGCGCTCAACCCGGCCCTCGAGGGGACGGGCAAGCTGCTCGCGATATACGCGGTCTGTTTCGCCGGAGGGCTGGTGATCCTATGA